The nucleotide window ATGGCATCGTCTTCCTCTTCACCCCCAACGTGAGTCCGCAAGGCTGCCCTGGGCCCAGACCCCAGGAGAGGCCTGGCTGCCCTGTGCCCCTGCCAGCCTCAATACCAGCTCTCTCACCCATGGAGACAGGCAGCCTGCTGCCCGACCAGTCCCAGGCCTGAGGAGGTCCACAGGGCCAGTGAGGGCAAGGCCTGTCCCTGGGGCCCGGGGCAGCTCCTGGGGGCATGGCTTTGCCCCTGTGAGCTGACGGAGCCCCCACAGGGAAGGAACTAGCTGCCACCCCAGGGGGACCGTGGCCTGTCCTGACCACCCCGATAGCCTtgaccctccccagcctccctgggACCACACCCTCCCAGGTCCCCATGGCCCCACCCACACCGCGAGTGGCTGAGGGTCTCCATGTGGTGCAGGTCACGGAGCTGGCCAACCCGGTCACCTGGCTGGACGCGGGTGCACAGGTCTTCTACTCCTTCTCCCTGGCCTTCGGGGGCCTCATCTCCTTCTCCAGCTACAACTCTGTGCAGTGAGTGCGGGCGTggcgggcctcagtttccctctcagTCCTGGGGGGATCTTGCTGGGAGGATAAAAGACAAGGTGGAAAGTGCTCTGTGGCTGTGTGGCCGGGGCCTCCGTGCCCCGATGGGCCCGTTCCCTCATGCTTAGGGACCATGTGAGCTGAGTCTAGAGTACAGCGTGTGGAGGAGGGGCAGGTCTCCCTTCGAGGAGGGCCAGGAACCCAGGGCCTGCAGCTTTCCCCACACCCGTCCCTCCGCAAGCCTGGTGCAGGCCTCTCCTGTGCTCTCCCCAGTTCCCTGCTCCATGCCCACATCGCTTCCAGCCCACCCCTGGGCATCCCAGGTGCCCAGACATGTGGCGCCCCCAACGACCTCCACGTCCCTGACCAAGGTCTGATCCTTCCACTGCCCCTTCCCCACATAGCCACTGCGCATACCCTGGAGTCCCCAGCAGCATCTGGGAGGAGCACAGCTGGTGTCAGTTCATTTCCACTCGCATTTATGAAGCTCCTACTGTATGCCCAACTGGGTGCATCAGGGCCCGCCCTCAGTGACCTGCGGCTCTGCAGGTTGACAAGCAAGCGCAGAAATTGTCCTGTGTGTGGTGACCAGAATTTCAAAGCAGAAGgggctgggggtgagggaggACTCCTAGGGGTCAGGGTGGCCCTCTAGGCTGGGAAGGTGCGATTGGAGTCAGACACAGGGGACCCTCAATGCAagggggcagggcctgggcagggagggtggggcctgggtgtgaggggcggggctgggcagggagggcATAGCTGGGGCATGGTTGGGGCTTGGCAGGTGTAGAGCCCAGGCAGGGAGGGCTGGGGTGCAGAGACAGGTGCACTTGGAGGCACGTGCAGGATGGGGTTGGGGGCAGAGAGGGTGTTGGAGGGACAGGAAGGACCCTGGAGTCATTGTGCGAGCACTGGGTGGAGCGGCTGAGGTGGAACTGAGGGTTTTTTGTGGAGTGGCTGAGGTGGAACTGAGggtgaattatttttataacagctttattcagaaAACTTGTATACCACACAATTCCCCCATTTGGAGTGCCCAGTTCAATGGTcttaagtacattcacagagttgtgaaGCCAGTCATCACCACTGTCCAGTTCTAGAACATTCCAATCAGCAAAAGCCCCACATATGTGAGCAGCTGCTCCCCAGTGCCCTGTCCTCTGCCCTGGGTGAACACTGATGCGCTGTCTGCCTCTGTGGCTGTGCCTGGTGTGGACATTTTCTGCGAATGGCATGGCCACATTGCCACAGCCTTATGTCTGATCCTTGCATGGGGCACGACATCCTCAAGGCTCATCCCATCACAGTTGGCATCAGAGCGCCATTATTGTTTAGGGCTCAGCAATATTTCATGGTGTGCGTGGACTACGGTTTGTGCATCATCCATCTGTGGacattttccacattttggctatcgTGAGTGATGCTGCTATGAGCCTGTGTACGCATTTTTGTGGATGCACACTTTCATTCTCCTGGGTGTGCACCTAGGAGTGTAGTTGCGGTGTCATATGGGCCTCTGTGTGCAGTCCTTGGAGGAGCTGTCaggctgttttccacagtggctgctccACTCACATTCCCACCAGTGTGTAGGAAGCTCCAGTTTCCCtatatcttcaccaacacttgttatcatcTGACTTTTGTTTCTGGCCATCCCAGCAGGGATGTGGTGAGGTCTCACTGCAgtttgattggcatttccctgaGGCTAACACATTTGGCTTTTGATGGAAGCATCTGGAAGGATGGTGTCAGCATCAGCCAAAACAGGAAGGGTGGAGTGAACTGGCTGGGTTGGGTCAGAGAAGTTGGGGCTTGAGTTCAGCACACACTGAGCACAGGGTGCCTTTAGGAAATGGTGAGGTCTCAGCAGCCGAGCAACTGGACAGGACGCCTAGGGTGGGGACTGGGGAGAGCGGGTGTGATGTCTTTGGCCTGGAGCTGTCCCTAGAGGCCTGATGGAAGTTACCGCAGGCATGAGACGGGGAAGGAAGAGACCTGAGCTCTATAACCAGAGTGGTTTGGGGAGTCAGGAGCAGTCAGAGCCCCGGGCAGCCCCTAAGCTGAGACCAGGTCAGCAGGGGACCAGGCGCTGCCCTGGGGCCACCTCTGCATCCCCTGAGCCTGCTCAGAGTGGAGCAGGGGCTCCGGCTGCCTTCCTGTGTCACTCAGTGGCTCAGCCTCTCGCTCCTGGAGCTGGCGCCCTGGGCGGGACGTGGGTGCTGCCCTGTGCTGTGTCCTGACCCGGGGCCTCATCGCCAGCCGCCATGACACTGGTCTTGTCTGCAGCAACAACTGCGAGAGGGACTCGGTGATCGTGTCCATCATCAATGGCTTCACATCCGTGTACGCGGCCATTGTGGTCTACTCCATCATCGGGTTCCGCGCCACACAGCGCTACGACGACTGCTTCAGCACGTGAGTGGCCGTCCCACCTTCCAGGTGCCTTGGCTGcgcctccaggaagcctcccggCCTCCCTGGCCCCAGCTGGCCATCAGCCTCGATCTGACCCACAGGAACATCCTGACCCTCATCAACGCGTTCGACCTGCCTGAAGGTAACGTGACCCAGGAGAACTTTGCAGAGATGCAACGGCAGTGCAACGCCTCCAACCCCGCAGCCTACGCGCAGCTGGCGTTCCAGACCTGCGACATCAACTCCTTCCTCTCGGAGGTAGGCCCGTTCCGGAGCTCGAGGCAGGGAGGGGACACCCCTTGCTGGCACCTCAGAGTCCGGCCACCCCTGGGCCCCTGGCCTGTGGAGGACACAGATGCTGAGCTTCTGCCGGGAGGCCCAGCTCCCATTGTCTGTTCTTCCTGGTGTCCAGGGCTCTTCCGTCTGGGGTGCTGGTGTCTGCCAGGCCACGAGATTTCACTTCTGAGGCTCCTGTTACACTCAGAGGCAGAGGCTCAGAGGCAGGAGCGGGGGAACACCATGGGCTGCCCCTGCGTTCTTTCCCATGAAACACACAAAACACTCCCTGGGACCATCTGTAATGTAACAACTTCTATCAACACTGAAAGAGTTTGTGTAGCTGTTTTCGAACTTGTGAGGCCACCAGGACAGGTTTTATTTTGGACCGGCTGGCACATCTCAGTCACGCCGATACTGAGGATACTCTATGTGATGAGCGCGTTTGAATACTCTTTCCATAGTTAATGAAGTTTAGATGCTGCTACAATTAAAGGTCGACATTTGCTGATTTTAATTACGCAGTTTTCTTTTGGGGAACCACCCCATATTTTGCGGGCATCAGGCACTTCAGGACCCAGCGCTGCTACTCCAGTGGCCGCGGGGAGAAAGCTGGGCAGAGCGAGTCATTTCCGCTCCAGCTGGAGCCAGGCAGAGGGCTCCACGGCCTCTCCCAACCCTGTTCCACCAACTGCCGGAGGCCTCCaagtgcaggatgtgcaggcaGGAGGGGCCCAGCAGGGCCGTCCTGGtctaaatgtcttttttaaaagcaactttaACGAGGTATAATTATGCACCATGAAATTCACTCATTGGCAGTGCCTTGCACAGCCATGTGCAGCACCCCATCCATGCCCGCAAGGTTTCCGTTTGCTGTCGCTCCCCACTCCTGGCAGCCCCAGGCACCCCCTCTGCTGCTCTGCCCACCTGCCTTTTCTAGAAACGCCACAGAAAGAAACCCCATGGTGTGCGATCTTCTGGCAGGGCTGCCCTCGGCAGTGCCATTCTGAGAAGCACCAGAGTTGCTACAGGTCGGCGCCTCCATcctggcacctcctcccacctcctgccacCTCCCACCCTGCACTGAAGAGCAGTGTACCTTGTATGCACGTGCTGCCGCCTGCTTCTGACAATTTCCTTTAAACTCTTCAGAGCCCTCCACAAGCCATGTCCTGCTGTGTAAGGGGTTACTCTTGTCCCTGGAGCTCACATAGATGTGTTAGGCGGCCATGAAGGACGCTGTCTTCGGGTGGGTCCTTGAGTCCTCCCACCTCCAATCCCTGAGCCAGTACCCTGCAGGGAGCCCCACTGAGCTGGGCAGGTCCCTCAGCCTCATGAGTGGAGGTTTTCCTCCCGAGATTCCACAGCCAGGACTGCTGATCACCAGGACCGTGATGGGCCGGGGCCTGGTTCTCGGTGATGGTCTGGGACCAGACACAGGAGCAGAAGGTCAGCCATGGGGCCTCCGGGTGGCCGCACCTTGGTGGTTCTTATCCAAGAGCCTGTCTGTGGGCACAGCCTGCTCTAACTCGGCCGTCGGCCACTTGACTTCCGAGCACGTCCAGGGCATGAGTTTATTAACAGGCGACTCACGTAACACCTCATGTACACGGCTCAGCCGCACTGGATCAGGGCTGTGTGGGCTGTGAGGTCTCAGAAGGTCCCTGTGTTGGGAGATCCCGTCTGTGGGCGGAACGGGGCTCTGAGTGCCGCTTGGTGATGGGATCCACTTGCTGGTCGTGATGCATAGTTTAGCCTTTGAAAATACACTTTGGGCCTGAAAGATAAGATCTAGCTATTTCATGACAACTCAGACCTGCCCGCCCCGTGCTGCGTGGCTTGGCGATGCACAAAACCtcgggcagggaggagagggagtcCGTGGGGGGCAGAGGCCCTGGTGACTGTCTGTCATCCGTGCAGGGTGTGGAGGGCACAGGCCTGGCCTTCATTGTCTTCACCGAGGCCATCACCAAGATGCCGGTGTCCCCACTGTGGTCCGTGCTCTTCTTCATTATGCTCTTCTGCCTGGGGCTGTCATCTATGTTTGGGAACATGGAGGGCGTCATTGTGCCCCTGCAGGACCTCAGAGTCTTCCCCCCGAAGTGGCCCAAGGAGGTGCTCACAGGTGCGTGTGCAGTCGGGTGGGGTCCCCATGGCAATGGTGCCACCTGTGGGGTGGCAGCCCCTGGGGGTGTGTGGGCAGCTCTGTCCCCCGGCCGTGTGTGCAGACCCCGGGTGTGTGGGCAGCTCTGTTCCCCGGCCGTGTGTGCAGCCCTGGGGGTGTCAGCATCTCTGTCCACCCGGCCTGCAGGCCTCATCTGCCTGGGAACATTCCTCATTGGCTTCATCTTCACACTGAACTCCGGCCAGTACTGGCTCTCCCTGCTGGACAGCTATGCCGGCTCCATTCCCCTGCTCACCATTGCCTTCTGCGAGATGTTCGCTGTGGTCTACGTGTACGGTGTGGACAGGTAGGGGCCACAGTGGGGACCGGTGCCTCTACTGCAGAAAAGCCAGGTCACAGGGCGTTCCTGTGAGGCGGACCCCGGCTGTGTTCAGGGTACAGAGGCAGAGTCTATGGCCGGGGGCCTCGGCTGGCCACAGAGGCAGGTGTACACCTCTCCTGGCCGGGGACCTCGGCTGGCCACAGAGGCTGGTGTACACCTCTCCTGGCGGCAGCAGAGGGCATCAGCAGCGCCCTGGCCTGCCGATAATGGGAGCTCCGTGTTGCTGGGAGCCAGGAAGCCCGGTGGAGCCCAGACCTTGGCAGTGCCCATGCAGAGAGCCAGAGCTGCATGCTCAAGGCCGCTGCAGGGCCCATGGCAGAGATGCTCCTTGTGTGTGCTGGGGGGTGGGGACTGCCTTATGTCCCTGGCGCTCCAGGCCCTTCTAGGGACACACAGGCTCCAGCAGTGTGGTAGAGCCTCAGACAGGGACTCTTGGTCGGAGCCACCACAACTTTAGAAATAATCggacaaggccaggcacggtggctcacgcctatcatcccagcattttgggaggccaaggtgggcaaatcacttgaggtcagcagtttgagaccagcctggccaacacggtgaaaccccatctctaccaataatacaaaaattagccacacatggtgatgcatgcctgtaatcccagctacttgggaggctgaggcaggagaatggcttgaacccaggaggtgtaggttgaggggagatcacaccactgcactccagcctgggtgaccaagtgaggctccatctcaaaaaaaaaaaaataaaaggaaaaggagaaggagaagaagaaggagaaggaggaggaggaggaggagaagaagaagaacaagaggaagaagaagaagaggaagaagaaggaggaggagaaggaggaggaggaggagaaagaagaggaataaagaagaggaagaagaggaagaagaagaggaagaagaagaagaaggaagaagaagaaggaggaggaggaggagaagaagaagtgGAAGAAGAAATAATTGGACAGACTCAGTTAACATTGATCAGGCACAGCCCTGCAGGCTCCTGGCTCGGGAAACCTGTCCTGCATCCCTGGCAGTGGGGTTTGCAGGACACAAGGACAGTAAGCTCTTCAGCACTGGATGAGTGAGGACAGAGCTCGCACCAGCCCGGGGGAGCCATGGAGAAGGCTGAGGGACACGGCACGCTGGCCATGCTATTCTAACATCACACAGATATTGTCAAAGAATGTTTAGGCCTGACGTGTGGGTTAGCTGCAGGCTGGTGCTGCCAGGTGTGAGGTGCATGCATAACTGTCTAAATGTGGGACATGTGGGACCAGCTACTCCTCACATGCTTCTGCAGGGACCAAGGGTACTCACCTGCACACTGCAGGCCTGGGACCAGCTTCGGTGTAACCTCCCGCCTGCTCCATCCTGATTTCTGCAGACAATAAACTCCTTTGCGCAGAAGAGGGTTCAGCAGAGGACGGGAATTGAGTAGTAGGGTGGGGAAGGTGTGGGGTTTTCCAACTTCAGGGTGCTGCTAAGGAAGGAGAGGCTGCGGGTGTCTGGTGGCgctccctcctccaaccccccATTCTGCACCGGTGACCACCTCAGGCGTGGGTGTGGGCGGGGCACCTCTGACCATGGGCTTGCCGTCGAGCACTGGCTGGTGATGTCATAGGGCAGAGAGAGCTGCTGGCCGTGCCCACAGACGGCTCTGCTTGAGGAGGTACTCATGGGCAGGAGTGAGGGATGGGGCCCTGGCGAGGGGAGACTGGGCACCTCGCAGCACGATGCCGTCTGTTCAGGTAGCAGAACGCACAGAAGCTTGGCGAGTTGAAGCCCAGCTGGTAGCAGCAGCGACAGCTGTCTCTGGCCTTGGCAGGTTCAATAAGGACATCGAGTTCATGATTGGCCACAAGCCCAACATCTTCTGGCAAGTCACGTGGCGTGTGATCAGCCCCCTACTCATGCTGAccatcttcctcttcttctttgtgGTCAAAGTCAGTGAGGAACTGACCTACAGCATCTGGGATCCTGGCTACGTAAGTGCCCAGGCAGTctcctggggtggggagaggaacgggaaaggggaaaggaggacacacatccacacacatggcacatgcacacacaacacacatacccACATACATGGGCACACACGCTCACACTCAGGTGCAGTCCAGCCACCACCCCACACAACTTGCTGGTTCCCCCTCCCTGACACCAGCATGTCACGCCATCCCAGGAGGGAGGTGGGTGGGCTGGGAGTTGGGAGGCAGGGGAAAGAGAAAGCTGGAGGAGCCCCAGGCCACCCTGCCCACCCCACAGGACAGGAGGTAAGAGTCATGGGGCGAGGGACCTTTGCCCCAAAGTGAACCCCGCTGGCTCCCGAGGTGCTTACTCACCCATGGGACTCTCTCCCCAGGAGGAATTTCCCAAATCCCAGAAGATCTCCTACCCAAACTGGGTGTATGCAGTGGTGGTGATTGTGACCGGAGTGCCCTGCCTCACCATCCCCAGCTATGCCATCTACAAGCTCATCAGGAACCGCTGCCAGAAGCCAGGGGACCGTCAGGGGCTGGTGAGCACACTGTCCACAGCCTCCGTGAACGGGGACCTGAAGTACTGAGAAGGCCGAGCCCACCGCGTGCCACACACTGGTGTCAGGGAAGGAGGAAACGGCAAGACCTCTGGGGTGCACCTGCATGTGTGTGAGCGTCAATGTATGctcatgt belongs to Theropithecus gelada isolate Dixy chromosome 6, Tgel_1.0, whole genome shotgun sequence and includes:
- the SLC6A19 gene encoding sodium-dependent neutral amino acid transporter B(0)AT1, with product MVRLTLPNPGLDSRIPSLAELETIEQEESGSRPKWDNKAQYMLTCVGFCVGLGNVWRFPYLCQSHGGGAFMIPFLILLVLEGIPLLHLEFAIGQRLRRGSLGVWSSIHPALKGIGLASMLVSFMVGLYYNTIISWIMWYFFNSFQEPLPWSECPLNENRTGYVDECARSSPVDYFWYRVTLNISTSISDSGSIQWWTLLCLAGAWSVLYMCTIRGIETTGKAVYITSTLPYVVLTIFLIRGLTLKGATNGIVFLFTPNVTELANPVTWLDAGAQVFYSFSLAFGGLISFSSYNSVHNNCERDSVIVSIINGFTSVYAAIVVYSIIGFRATQRYDDCFSTNILTLINAFDLPEGNVTQENFAEMQRQCNASNPAAYAQLAFQTCDINSFLSEGVEGTGLAFIVFTEAITKMPVSPLWSVLFFIMLFCLGLSSMFGNMEGVIVPLQDLRVFPPKWPKEVLTGLICLGTFLIGFIFTLNSGQYWLSLLDSYAGSIPLLTIAFCEMFAVVYVYGVDRFNKDIEFMIGHKPNIFWQVTWRVISPLLMLTIFLFFFVVKVSEELTYSIWDPGYEEFPKSQKISYPNWVYAVVVIVTGVPCLTIPSYAIYKLIRNRCQKPGDRQGLVSTLSTASVNGDLKY